ATTGACCCAGGTGGCATGCCATGAGCATCGGTACGGCAGAAGCCCTTCAGCGGCTGTTCTCGCAGTGGAAGCGGGAAGTCCTCGCCAACGTCACGTCGGATGAGCAGCGCTCGGAGCTGCAGAAGCAGCTGGCGCTCCGGGAGGAGGAGCTGCTCGCCAGCGCCTCCGACGGCTCGACGGCGTCGCTCTTCTCCGACCTGATGGGGTTGGACAAGAACGGCGCGCCCTCCTTCGACTCCATCAGCCGGCCGGTGCTCGTCCAGGACTTCGACGAGTCCGTCATCGAGACGCAGCTCCACGCGACCGCGGAGCTCTATTACATCTACCAGCACGAGCGGATGAAGGTGTTCCAGGTGGCGGGCGTGCTCCTGCGCCTCTTCCACGACGGGCGCATGCGCATCCAGCGGGGCCCCGGCGCGCGGGCGCTGTACCTGATGGAGAAGCACCAGCCGCTGCGCTACAAGCCGCGCGACCGGCAGCTCGCGTACCGGCGCGCCTTCAACTACGGCAGCCTGGCGGCGCCGCCGGGCGCGGTGATGTTCCGCAACTTCCACCGCGAGTTCGTCGCCTTCGTGTCCGCCATCGCGCAGTACTTCCGCGACCTGCTCATCGGTGAGGTCATCCGCGGCTCGCAGCAGCTCAACGAGCGGCCCTTCGCGAGCCAGGCCACCATCCAGCGGCTGGGCACGGACATCCGCTGGCAGATTGACCGCGCCACCTACGGCAACATCCTGGCGCTCACCGTGGAGGTGGGCGAGTACCTCAAGACCATCCTCGACGCGATGGAGACGCCGGACATCAAGAAGGCCTTCGACGCGAACACCAAGTGGGACGTGATTGAAGTGGTGTCGCAGCGCTACCTGGGCGGCACGGGGGAGATTTCGCAGCGCTCGAAGATGGCGGACGCGGGGCGCCTGCTGCTCAACTTCATCGCGGACAACCCGTTCAAGACGCGCGACTTCAGGGACTTCCAGACGGAGGTGATGCCGCTGGGCCCGGTGGCCGAAGAGTGGATCGCCGCGTACCGGATGACGCCGGATGGCCGCTCGTTCCGGGGCGTGTCCCCCACCCTGCGCACGACGCTGGGCATCACCAGCCCCGCGCCGGCGATCCGCTGAAGAAGGGAGGCGCGCCATGGACATCCCGCTGCAACCCCTGATGGAGGCGAGCACGGGGGCCGCCTCGGCGCCGCGCACCAACGTGTCGCGGATGGTGGCCTCGGCGGTGGCGGGCCAGGTGTCGCACCCCATCGTGCGTGCGTCGCCGTACCGCATTGGCCGGGATGGGGTGCCCCGGCTGGTGCCGGGCAGCGGCGGCATCGTGCTCAACCGCCGCGTGGGAGACCGCGCGGTGGGGCTGGCGGCGGACCACATGGAAGCGGGTGTGTCGCTGCACAACACGGGGAAGGACGACGTCGGCCAGCGCGGCGGCTCCAACCGGGCGCTGATGTTCTATGCGTGCGTGGGCAACCGCGCGCGCGTGACGACCGGCCCCGCGAGGGGCGCCGTGGGCACGGTGGTGGGCAAGCACGGCGGCATCAACCACGTCATCGTGGACTTCCCGCCCGCTGTGAAGCGCCGGCTGTGCATCGGGGACCGCGTGCAGTTGGATGCGTATGGCCAGGGGCTGGAGCTGCCGGACTTCCCGCGGGTGCGGGCGCTGAACCTGTCGCCCCGGCTGCTGCGGCGCTGGGGCATCCGGACGGAAGCGGGGCGGTTGGTGGTCCCCGTGACGCACACGGTGCCGGCGGAGCTGATGGGCTCGGGCTTCGGGCGTTCGGAGGGCGTGCTGGGGGACCTGGACATCCAGTTGTCGGATGCACGGCGGGTGCGCAGGCACCGGCTGGACGCGCTCCGGCTGGGGGACCTGGTGGCCATCTGCCCGTTGGACTACCGCTTCGGGCCCTCGCGGCGGGCGGGCATCGTCACCGTGGGGGTGGTGGTGCATTCGGACAGCAAGGTGGCGGGGCACGGGCCCGGGGTGACGCCGCTGCTCATCTGTCCGGCGGAGTGCGTGCGGCTGGCGTGCCGGCCGCAGGCCAACGTGGCGCTCGTGCTGGGGCTGCGCCGGAGCGTGGCGCCTCCAGCGCGCGGGCCTTCACGGGGTCCGTGGTAGGGACACCGCGCCCAGGCAGCGCGACACCATGGCCGCGCGGGTGTCCACGCCCAGCTTGACGAAGATGCGTCGCAGGTGGGCCGCCACGGTCCACGTGCTGATGTGGAGCTTCGTGGCGATCTCCTTGTTGCCCCAGCCCGCGCAGACGCATGAGACGACCTGCAGCTCGCGCGAGGTGAGCAGCCGAGCCTCGGCCGCGGGCGTCGTCGTCGGAGGGTTCGCGGAGTCCTCCGCGGGCACCAGGTGGTAGCGCTGACCGTTGAGGATGAGCTCGCCGGCCAGGGCGCGGTTCTGCTCCTGGGGCGCGGCCGGGGCGTTGGGGTCGGGGACCACGAGCAGGACATGGCTCCCGGGTGGAAGAGGCGTCCGCATGGCGTGCGCTAGGCCGGATCCGCCAGCTCGGGAGAGGTGAGGATGCGCCAGACCTCGGAGGCTTCGCGTGAGCGGCCGGAGGCGCGCAGGTCCTCCGCGAGGTGTTCTCCCGCGGCGGGTGGCTCCGGCCGTTCGCGAGCAAGCGTCACGAGCCTCGTGACGCCGCCGTGGCCGAAGCGAAGCTCGGAGTGGAAGAGCAGCGCCAGCGCGCGGGCCGAGGCGAAGAGTCCACCGGGTGCGTCCACGGCGGTCTCCGCCTGCGCGCAGGAGTCGAGCATGGGGCGGAGCACGTGCGTGACGAGCGTCTCGAGCTGCGCCCGTTGAGCGCCGCGCTCCCGGCCGGCCCGGGCGAGCGCCGCGATCAGCCGTGGGTCTTCAGCGAACTGGGCCGTGGCATCGAATCCCAGCCGTCCGAGGCACGCGTCGAATGCCTCGGGTTCATGCTGCTTCCAGTGAGCGAGCGCGGCGATGAGCGTAGGCCCTGACAAAGGCCAGGCGCCCCATCGGGGCGCTCCGCCGGACGGGGGCTCGGAGGTGACGGAGTCGAACGGGTGCCCGAACCAGGCGAGGACGAACTCGAGGGCGCGGGACTGGGGCTCCGTGAGGCCTGACCCCATGAGCGCCTCACGCGAAGGCGCACACGGGCCACGCACCGCGACGGTGCCGCGATGGATGGGCCTGCCGCCCTCGCTGCCCAGGACGACTCGCGCGCCATCCGGGAAGGTGACCACGGGCCCCTGGAGCCGGAGCTCCTCACGGGCCGCGCGGAAGGGAGAGTCCTGCACGTCCGCCGCGCGGAACTGGGACTCGGTGAAGAAGTCGGTTCCGGCTCGGAGGTGGACGTCCTCCTCCAGGGATACGCGGCCCCGTGCCGGCCCGGACTCCCTGAAGGGGTCCGCACCGGAGCGCGCGTGAGGGTTTGCCTCACGGGCCGAACGACCCGAGGCCACCGCTGGCGTCGCGAACGGATCCGCGCCACCGTCAGAGTGGCGGTTCTTCTCACGAACCGAACGGGTGGAGGCCATCTCTGGCTCCCTGAATGGATCCGAACCCGAGCGAGCGTAGCGGCCTGCATCCTGGGCCGAACGAGCAGCCGCCGCCTCCAGCGCGAACGGGTCCGCATCACTGTTCGAATGGCGGCTCGCCTCACGCCCAGAACGAGCAACATCCTCCCTTGACGCAGTGAACGGATCCGCCTCGGAGTTCGAATGGCGCCTCATCTCACGCTCCGAACGAACAGCATCTGTCCCAGATGCGAGCAGGTCCGCAGCAGCGCCCGAATGGCGTCTCCCCTCACGATGCGAATGAGCAGCAGCCGCTTCCGACGCTGGCGGTTCCGCGGCACTGCTCGAATGACGCCTCGCCTCACGCTCTAAACGAGCACCCGCGGCCTTTGACGCGAACAGATCCGCAGCAGCGCCCGAATGGCGTCTCCCCTCACGATGCGAATGAGGAGCAACCGTTTCCGACACTGGCGATTCCGCGGCGCTGCTCGAATGGCGCCTCTCCTCTCGCTGCGAGCGAGCAGAAGCCGCAACTGGCGGCGCGAACGGATCCGCGTCGGCGCTCAAGTGGCGATTTTCATCATGGGCCGGGCGTCCCGATGCCCTCGACATACGGGATGCCCGTTCGCTGAATGGCTCCGACTCAAGGCGACGCTCCTCGCGCGCCGAGCGAGCGGAATCGACGCGGGGCTGCTGCTCGCCGAATGGAGTCGCTTCGTGCCGGCGCTCCTCACGGGGTGCGCGGGGAGAAGCAGTGGGGCTGTCTTGCGTCATCCGGGGTCGGGGCGCGGACTCCGCGAGCGAGCCGCGGCTGGGATGCGGAGGGCGCATGCCATCACGGGCCCGACGGGAGGAATCGGAGGGGCCGTCCTGCATCTCCCTGGAGCGGGACGAAGGCTCATCGCGCGAACCTCGGCCGGGACGTAGAGGGTGCAGGCCCTCACCGGAGGAACGAGACGAAGCAGCGGTTTCCCCCTGTGTCATCCGGCTTCGAGGCGCGGACTCAGCGGGTGAGCTGGAACCCGCTCGTGGAGGATGCATGCCGTCACGTGCGGCACCAGGGGCATTGGAAGCAGAAGCAGTACGGGACCTCGCCTCCGAGAACGGCGCACGGTCAGGACGCACAGGGCGCCCCTCTCCCCGGGTCTCGCGAGAGGAGGCATGACGGCTGGGTCTTGGCTCAGCGAACGGGTCGGAGGCCGGACGAGGAGGACGCAGCGGCAAACCCGCTGTCTCCGGTGCTTCGCCTTCCCGCGTAGAGGAAGGAGGCCTGGAGCCACGCCGCTCCCGGGCCGCGCGGGAGGAGTCAGCGGGCCCGCCCTGCGTCATCCGGCCGCCTGTGCCGGAGTCATCGAGCGGATCCTCCTGTGAGAAGGGATCATCCCGTTCGAGGTCGGAGACCCAGCGGTCCAGGAGCGACATCACGCCTTGGGAGGCAACGGGCGCACTGTTCCGCTTCCGCCCCGATTCATCACCAGCCACGGCAACCTCCCCTGCGAACCAGCCTGCCCACGCACAGTAGGAATCACCCTTGCGCAGGGAAGTTCGACCCGGAGCCGGGTTCCACGGTTGAGTTCAGGATGGAGGCACCACGGCGGACCGCCAGGACGACAGTGCCCTCATCCCGGAAGGCTGTGCTCACGCCAGGTCGCCTGCTCTCGACGCGTGCTCAGAACAGGCGCGAGTACGTGGACGGAGCCCCGGGCCGTGGCGTCCAGCGCTTCGCATCACGGGGCAGCCACAGGAGCTGGAAGGCTTCGGCGCGCCCTTCATAGCGAAGGGTGTGCTCGCCCCGGGACAGCGTGAACTCAGGCGTGGTGATGCGCTCGCCATCGATGAACAGCGCACCGGCGTCGAGCGTGCTCGCGGGCTGGACGAAGTACCGGTCGGCGCGCACCGCGAGGAAGTGATCCTCCAGGGCGCCGGAGCCCGAGGGCACGCGGTAGCGCTGTCCCCACA
The sequence above is drawn from the Corallococcus sp. NCRR genome and encodes:
- a CDS encoding DUF4438 domain-containing protein; amino-acid sequence: MDIPLQPLMEASTGAASAPRTNVSRMVASAVAGQVSHPIVRASPYRIGRDGVPRLVPGSGGIVLNRRVGDRAVGLAADHMEAGVSLHNTGKDDVGQRGGSNRALMFYACVGNRARVTTGPARGAVGTVVGKHGGINHVIVDFPPAVKRRLCIGDRVQLDAYGQGLELPDFPRVRALNLSPRLLRRWGIRTEAGRLVVPVTHTVPAELMGSGFGRSEGVLGDLDIQLSDARRVRRHRLDALRLGDLVAICPLDYRFGPSRRAGIVTVGVVVHSDSKVAGHGPGVTPLLICPAECVRLACRPQANVALVLGLRRSVAPPARGPSRGPW
- a CDS encoding response regulator transcription factor, producing MRTPLPPGSHVLLVVPDPNAPAAPQEQNRALAGELILNGQRYHLVPAEDSANPPTTTPAAEARLLTSRELQVVSCVCAGWGNKEIATKLHISTWTVAAHLRRIFVKLGVDTRAAMVSRCLGAVSLPRTP